The following are encoded in a window of Bradyrhizobium guangdongense genomic DNA:
- a CDS encoding saccharopine dehydrogenase family protein: MSSAKFDIVVYGATGFTGQLVAEYLATHYKGDASLKWAMAGRSLEKLKSVRDAIGAPAATPLIVADASDAASLKAMAEQTMSVITTVGPYQLYGEELLAACVATGTDYFDLCGEPIWMRQMIDKYEAAAKDSGARIVFSCGFDSVPFELGTFFVQEEAKRVFGAPAARVKGRVRDMRGTLSGGTAASAKATFDAVAKDMSLIAILNDPFALTPGFAGPKQPKGNKPLVEEDLQSWAAPFMMALINTRNVHRSNMLMGFPYGRDFVYDEMVLTGPGEKGEANAKRVMAANAEKTGPSAPKPGEGPSKEERENGLFNLLYVAIAPDGRMVRAGVTGDRDPGYGSTSKMISECAICMLRDATDVAAGFWTPGAAMQHKLIKRLRDNAGLTFEVEA, from the coding sequence ATGAGCTCTGCGAAGTTCGACATCGTTGTCTATGGCGCGACCGGTTTCACCGGCCAGCTCGTCGCCGAATATCTGGCGACGCACTATAAGGGCGATGCCTCGCTGAAATGGGCGATGGCGGGTCGCAGCCTCGAGAAGCTGAAATCCGTGCGCGACGCAATCGGCGCGCCTGCCGCTACGCCGCTGATCGTCGCCGATGCGTCCGATGCGGCTTCGCTCAAGGCGATGGCGGAACAGACGATGTCCGTCATCACGACGGTCGGCCCATATCAGCTCTACGGCGAGGAACTGCTCGCCGCCTGCGTCGCGACCGGTACGGATTATTTCGACCTCTGCGGCGAGCCGATCTGGATGCGGCAGATGATCGACAAGTACGAGGCTGCTGCGAAGGACAGCGGCGCACGCATCGTGTTCTCCTGCGGCTTCGATTCCGTGCCGTTCGAGCTCGGCACGTTCTTCGTGCAGGAAGAGGCCAAGCGTGTGTTTGGCGCTCCTGCGGCGCGCGTGAAGGGGCGCGTGCGCGACATGCGCGGCACGCTGTCGGGCGGCACCGCCGCGAGTGCAAAGGCGACCTTTGACGCTGTTGCCAAGGACATGAGCCTCATCGCGATCCTGAACGATCCGTTCGCGCTGACGCCGGGCTTTGCCGGCCCGAAGCAGCCGAAAGGCAACAAGCCGCTCGTTGAGGAAGACCTGCAATCCTGGGCGGCGCCGTTCATGATGGCGCTGATCAATACCCGCAACGTCCACCGCTCCAACATGCTGATGGGCTTTCCCTACGGCCGCGACTTCGTCTACGACGAAATGGTTTTGACCGGACCCGGCGAGAAGGGCGAGGCCAACGCCAAGCGCGTGATGGCGGCCAATGCCGAGAAGACAGGTCCGAGCGCGCCGAAGCCGGGCGAGGGGCCGTCGAAGGAAGAGCGCGAGAACGGGCTGTTCAATCTGCTCTATGTTGCGATCGCGCCTGATGGCCGCATGGTTCGCGCCGGCGTCACCGGCGATCGCGATCCTGGTTACGGCTCGACCTCGAAGATGATCTCCGAATGCGCGATCTGCATGCTGCGCGATGCAACGGACGTTGCCGCCGGCTTCTGGACCCCGGGCGCGGCGATGCAGCACAAGCTGATCAAGCGGCTGCGGGACAATGCGGGCCTGACATTCGAGGTGGAAGCGTAA
- a CDS encoding DUF169 domain-containing protein, with amino-acid sequence MQQQAADTIDLAGLVADLNSLLRLKTTVTGMKLFAHAADMEAIPKIRRPNAVHTTDQIVSMASRLGWTVGITGEDLVGAQCRAVIGLAPQDDKWLAGENYVGVWHGTAEDARKRQQALDVVPFGQYQALAVSPLASGRLNPPDICLVYATPGQMIILINGLQYTGYKKFEWGVVGETACADSWGRALKTGEPSLSLPCYAERRYGGVPDEEMLMALKPSHLAKAIEGMKALAKNGLRYPIPPYGIQSDVRAGMGVSYAKK; translated from the coding sequence ATGCAGCAGCAAGCCGCTGATACGATCGACCTTGCCGGCCTCGTCGCCGATCTCAACAGCCTGTTGCGGCTGAAGACGACGGTAACAGGCATGAAGCTGTTCGCGCATGCTGCGGACATGGAGGCGATCCCGAAAATCCGGCGGCCGAATGCGGTTCACACCACCGATCAGATCGTCAGCATGGCCTCGCGCCTCGGGTGGACCGTCGGCATTACCGGCGAGGATCTTGTCGGCGCGCAGTGCCGCGCGGTGATCGGCCTCGCGCCGCAGGACGACAAATGGCTCGCGGGAGAGAACTATGTCGGCGTCTGGCACGGCACGGCGGAAGATGCGCGCAAGCGCCAGCAAGCCCTGGACGTGGTTCCCTTCGGACAATATCAAGCGCTCGCCGTCAGCCCGCTCGCAAGCGGCCGGCTCAATCCGCCCGACATCTGCCTCGTCTATGCGACGCCCGGCCAGATGATCATCCTGATCAACGGGCTGCAATATACCGGTTACAAGAAGTTCGAATGGGGCGTGGTCGGCGAGACCGCCTGCGCGGATTCCTGGGGACGGGCGCTCAAGACCGGCGAGCCCAGCCTGTCCTTGCCATGCTATGCCGAACGGCGCTATGGCGGCGTGCCGGACGAGGAGATGCTGATGGCCTTGAAGCCCTCCCATCTCGCCAAGGCAATCGAGGGCATGAAGGCGCTGGCCAAGAACGGCCTGCGCTATCCGATCCCGCCCTATGGAATTCAAAGCGACGTCCGCGCCGGCATGGGCGTGAGTTACGCAAAGAAGTAA
- a CDS encoding YdcF family protein, which produces MLPINLLVELGIISVVLMATRFAGLGRKLAATTLVLLALAAFSPLGNLLLYPLESRFPPWDPARGAPDGIIVLGGSVDTDLSAAHRTPVVTHGADRLLAPAELARRYPNARIVFTGGSANLISTGAREADYSVPILESIGIPRERLIVERDSRNTYENAIFTKRLVAPKPGQRWLLVTSAYHMPRSIGIFRKAGFDVQAYPVDWRMGGRDDLFSFTNVSADGLGRTEVAMREWIGLVAYRLMGRTSELLPGPAKD; this is translated from the coding sequence GTGCTGCCGATCAATCTTCTGGTCGAGCTCGGGATCATCTCGGTCGTGTTGATGGCAACGCGCTTTGCCGGGCTCGGTCGGAAACTGGCCGCGACCACACTGGTCCTGCTCGCACTCGCCGCCTTTTCGCCGCTCGGCAATCTCTTGCTCTATCCGCTGGAGTCGCGCTTTCCTCCGTGGGATCCCGCGCGCGGCGCCCCCGACGGCATCATCGTGCTGGGCGGCTCCGTCGATACCGATCTGTCGGCGGCGCATCGGACGCCGGTGGTCACGCACGGAGCCGATCGCCTGCTCGCACCGGCCGAGCTTGCGCGCCGCTATCCGAATGCGCGGATCGTTTTCACGGGTGGCTCTGCGAACCTGATTTCGACCGGCGCCAGGGAGGCCGACTATTCGGTCCCGATCCTGGAAAGCATCGGCATTCCGAGGGAGCGCCTGATCGTCGAACGGGACTCGCGCAACACCTACGAAAACGCGATCTTCACCAAGCGCCTGGTCGCGCCGAAGCCGGGCCAGCGCTGGCTGCTGGTCACCTCGGCCTATCACATGCCGCGTTCGATCGGAATTTTCCGCAAGGCCGGATTTGACGTCCAGGCCTATCCTGTCGACTGGCGGATGGGCGGACGCGACGATCTGTTCTCGTTCACCAATGTCAGCGCTGATGGTCTCGGCCGCACCGAGGTGGCCATGCGCGAATGGATCGGCCTTGTGGCCTACCGCCTCATGGGCAGAACCAGCGAGTTGCTTCCCGGGCCGGCCAAGGACTAG
- a CDS encoding acetamidase/formamidase family protein: MTQHHLHSSPETCHWGFFEAALKPVLTIASGDEVIVDTISGGPDMLPDRSKFHVPPEMLEVHARNERMLPGHILTGPIAVEGAEPGDVLAVEILDVQLRQDWGWNLIKPLSGTLPDDFHETRILNIPLDRTRMVGRMPWGLDLPLKPFFGVMGVSPPPSWGRISSLVPRAMGGNLDNKELGASATLYLPVFVPGAMFSCGDGHGVQGDGEVCVTAIETALQGRFRLTLRKDLRFDYPRAETPTHYMTMAMDPDLDQCAVRALRDMIILLGELRGLSREDAYTLCSLAADLRVTQTVNGSKGIHCMIEKAIVHG, translated from the coding sequence ATGACCCAACACCACCTGCATTCAAGTCCCGAAACCTGCCATTGGGGCTTCTTTGAAGCCGCGCTTAAACCGGTCCTCACCATTGCCAGCGGCGACGAGGTGATTGTCGATACCATCAGCGGCGGTCCGGACATGCTGCCCGACCGCAGCAAGTTTCACGTTCCGCCGGAGATGCTCGAGGTTCATGCCAGGAACGAGCGGATGCTCCCCGGCCATATCCTGACCGGCCCGATCGCGGTCGAAGGCGCCGAGCCCGGCGATGTCCTCGCCGTCGAGATCCTCGACGTCCAGCTGCGGCAGGACTGGGGCTGGAATCTGATCAAGCCGCTGTCGGGCACCCTGCCCGACGATTTCCACGAGACGCGCATCCTCAACATCCCGCTCGACCGGACACGGATGGTCGGCCGGATGCCGTGGGGCCTCGACCTGCCCCTGAAGCCGTTCTTCGGGGTGATGGGCGTGTCGCCGCCCCCGAGCTGGGGCCGCATCTCTTCGCTCGTGCCACGCGCCATGGGCGGCAATCTCGACAACAAGGAGCTCGGCGCCAGCGCCACATTGTATCTGCCGGTCTTCGTTCCCGGCGCGATGTTCTCCTGTGGCGACGGCCATGGCGTTCAGGGCGACGGCGAGGTCTGCGTCACCGCGATCGAGACGGCGCTGCAGGGCCGATTCCGGCTGACGCTGCGCAAGGATTTGCGGTTCGATTACCCGCGTGCGGAAACGCCGACCCACTACATGACGATGGCGATGGACCCCGACCTCGACCAATGCGCGGTGCGGGCGCTGCGCGACATGATCATTTTACTCGGGGAGCTCAGAGGCCTGTCGCGCGAGGACGCCTACACGCTCTGCAGTCTCGCGGCCGATCTGCGGGTGACCCAGACCGTCAACGGCTCGAAGGGCATCCATTGCATGATCGAAAAAGCGATCGTGCACGGCTAA
- a CDS encoding GcrA family cell cycle regulator, whose protein sequence is MPALSPTWTVERIELLKRHFEAGLSCREIAADIGVSRNAVIGKLSRLNLTRGRSVDERRLQDRTSAPRAPKAVPRLQFEMLATIYGEADAPVVTGPIDDANRCSLMELREYSCRWPISTPGAEDFRFCGNAAQDGQPYCTGHSRLAYRPNSRGRLMRG, encoded by the coding sequence ATGCCTGCTCTCTCACCGACCTGGACCGTTGAACGAATTGAACTGTTGAAGCGGCACTTCGAGGCCGGATTGTCGTGCCGCGAGATCGCCGCCGATATCGGCGTCAGCCGCAACGCCGTGATCGGCAAGCTGTCGCGATTGAACCTCACGCGCGGCCGCTCAGTCGACGAGCGCAGACTTCAGGACAGAACGAGCGCGCCGCGCGCGCCGAAAGCGGTGCCCCGGCTGCAATTCGAAATGCTTGCTACGATCTACGGCGAAGCGGACGCACCCGTAGTGACCGGCCCGATCGACGACGCCAATCGCTGCTCCCTAATGGAGCTTCGCGAATACAGCTGTCGCTGGCCGATTTCGACGCCGGGGGCCGAGGATTTCCGCTTCTGCGGTAACGCCGCGCAGGACGGCCAGCCCTATTGCACCGGCCATAGCCGCCTGGCCTACCGGCCGAACTCGCGCGGCCGCCTCATGCGCGGCTGA
- a CDS encoding porin — MKVVKSLLLGTAAGLIAVGGAQAADLPVKAKAVEYVKICSLYGAGFYYIPGTDTCIKLGGYLRAEVALNAGGNYSAQYNGVFAANNRLNNYYSLRAREDLNIDTRSATEYGVVRTYFDAVFTWTTGNYVGTGSGTGATQYSSTLGLNAAGTGLVGSGGGSVNGTDGAISGGSLGVYYAFIQFAGFTLGKAVSQFDAPWINYPGNNFDQLVGGSGTTNGVPQATYTADFGQGVSGTISVQDQTQIFQTNLWNVAGMSTTGVLGGAYGSSDFGGTRAPDIVGNIRVDQAWGLFQASVAAHDNHVGYYGATETTGHPEDKWGWAVQLALSIKNIPTGAGDVINVQGVYTEGASRYNFQELTATSYSMFGSSNAAYQSIGFAGVSDAVFAPGGSLELTKTYGFRGAYTHNWNPYWNTGLYGAWAAVNYSGTAKGLICGSAAFATLTGTCNPDFNIGQVGVITRWTPVKNLTFSADFTYSHLDQKYSGTITTPALTSVGKPAATYELKDQDTYSMLLRAQRNW; from the coding sequence ATGAAAGTGGTGAAGAGCCTTTTGCTCGGCACTGCGGCGGGTCTGATCGCCGTCGGTGGAGCTCAGGCGGCTGATCTTCCGGTCAAGGCCAAGGCGGTCGAATACGTGAAGATCTGCTCGCTGTACGGTGCGGGTTTCTACTACATCCCGGGCACCGATACCTGCATCAAGCTCGGCGGCTATCTGCGTGCGGAAGTCGCGCTCAATGCCGGCGGCAATTACAGTGCCCAGTACAACGGCGTGTTCGCGGCGAACAACCGCCTGAACAACTACTACTCGCTGCGCGCTCGTGAGGATCTCAACATCGACACGCGCAGCGCGACCGAATACGGCGTAGTCCGCACCTATTTCGACGCGGTCTTCACCTGGACCACCGGCAACTATGTCGGCACCGGCTCGGGAACGGGCGCGACCCAGTACAGCAGCACGCTCGGTCTCAACGCGGCCGGCACCGGCCTCGTCGGTTCGGGCGGCGGCTCCGTCAACGGTACCGACGGCGCGATCTCGGGCGGTTCGCTCGGCGTCTACTACGCCTTCATCCAGTTCGCCGGCTTCACCCTCGGTAAGGCGGTGTCGCAGTTCGACGCGCCCTGGATCAACTATCCCGGCAACAACTTCGACCAGCTGGTCGGCGGCAGCGGCACCACCAACGGCGTTCCGCAGGCCACCTACACCGCCGATTTCGGTCAGGGCGTGTCGGGCACGATCTCGGTTCAGGACCAGACGCAGATCTTCCAGACCAACCTCTGGAACGTCGCAGGGATGTCGACCACCGGCGTGCTCGGCGGCGCCTATGGGTCCAGCGATTTCGGCGGCACGCGAGCCCCCGACATCGTCGGCAACATCCGCGTCGATCAGGCCTGGGGTCTGTTCCAGGCGTCGGTCGCCGCCCACGACAATCATGTCGGCTATTATGGCGCGACCGAGACGACCGGTCACCCCGAAGACAAGTGGGGCTGGGCGGTCCAGCTCGCTCTGTCGATCAAGAACATCCCGACCGGTGCCGGCGACGTGATCAACGTGCAGGGCGTCTACACCGAGGGTGCGAGCCGCTACAACTTCCAGGAGCTGACCGCGACCAGCTACTCGATGTTCGGCAGCTCGAACGCGGCCTATCAGAGCATCGGCTTCGCCGGCGTGTCTGACGCGGTGTTCGCGCCGGGCGGCAGCCTCGAGCTGACCAAGACCTATGGTTTCCGTGGTGCCTACACCCACAACTGGAATCCGTACTGGAACACGGGACTGTACGGCGCGTGGGCGGCTGTGAACTACAGCGGCACGGCCAAGGGCCTGATCTGCGGCAGCGCCGCGTTCGCGACCCTGACCGGCACCTGCAACCCGGACTTCAATATCGGCCAGGTCGGTGTCATCACTCGCTGGACGCCGGTCAAGAACCTGACCTTCTCGGCTGACTTCACCTACAGCCACCTCGACCAGAAGTACTCGGGCACGATCACGACGCCGGCGCTGACCTCGGTTGGCAAGCCCGCCGCGACCTACGAGCTGAAGGATCAGGACACCTACAGCATGCTGCTGCGCGCCCAGCGCAACTGGTAA
- a CDS encoding MarR family winged helix-turn-helix transcriptional regulator, translating to MSATRKEGARLRSVGNLDIIRRFTWEISSINMYLEELRQFWARTLGISGPQWLILMAISDLDKDDGVPVNVVSKLLHVDPSFVTTQSKLLEKKGLLRRRPSPTDARVVRLSLVEKTQKHIASLNEQYKTIREFVFQEFDENELTEFTAKLAMLKTRLEKACVRISLDF from the coding sequence GTGTCAGCGACGAGGAAAGAAGGGGCGCGCCTCCGCTCCGTCGGCAATCTCGATATCATCAGGCGCTTCACCTGGGAGATATCGTCGATCAACATGTATCTGGAGGAGCTGCGTCAGTTCTGGGCGAGAACGCTGGGCATCAGCGGGCCGCAATGGCTGATCCTGATGGCGATTTCCGACCTCGACAAGGACGACGGCGTTCCCGTCAACGTGGTCTCGAAACTCCTCCACGTCGATCCGTCGTTCGTCACCACACAGTCCAAGCTTCTCGAAAAGAAGGGACTGCTGCGCCGCCGCCCCTCACCGACCGACGCGCGCGTGGTGCGACTGTCGCTGGTCGAGAAGACTCAAAAGCACATCGCCAGCCTCAACGAGCAGTACAAGACAATTCGCGAATTCGTCTTCCAGGAGTTCGACGAGAACGAGCTGACCGAATTCACCGCCAAGCTCGCGATGCTGAAGACCCGGCTTGAAAAGGCCTGCGTCAGGATATCCCTCGACTTCTGA
- a CDS encoding alpha/beta hydrolase family protein, whose amino-acid sequence MIPACLSDDFILCPEREDISAEFTRLLTAAQEGGATIAECLMIARQLKRGDEQSWHREWKKLAQANRHRAEAAFAQGHLVTAQRNWLRAMNYYGAAAMPLDPADERRWVAVLAMQECARNYLSARAPAGEVVTIPWVEGHALQGYFLPAPATNGRAPTVICIGEPGHRKEEFLVKLAPHARERGFAMLALDLLGDERDDYADMLLQRGDLESSIGSVMDYLELRSDVDFDRVAIVADGWGSSFVARSVLQEPRLAAAVCDGGLWDLHERSFFASRFAMSDLSIVPVPHAPLMASSAECPVLITIGEDGWLKADRAQQIVQKSRLGSSDIVLKVFTAEETGAAQAHADNPSLANEYIFDWLESRLGAAGRRI is encoded by the coding sequence ATGATACCCGCATGCCTCTCCGATGATTTCATCCTCTGCCCGGAGAGAGAGGATATCTCCGCTGAATTCACCCGGCTGCTCACCGCGGCCCAGGAGGGCGGCGCCACCATCGCCGAATGCCTGATGATCGCTCGCCAGCTGAAGCGCGGCGACGAGCAGTCCTGGCATCGCGAGTGGAAGAAGCTGGCGCAGGCCAACCGGCATCGGGCCGAGGCGGCCTTCGCCCAAGGACATCTGGTGACCGCGCAGCGCAACTGGCTGCGCGCCATGAACTACTACGGCGCGGCCGCGATGCCGCTCGATCCGGCCGACGAGCGACGCTGGGTTGCGGTGCTCGCGATGCAGGAATGCGCCCGCAATTACCTCTCGGCGCGCGCTCCGGCCGGCGAGGTCGTGACGATCCCGTGGGTCGAAGGACACGCGCTGCAGGGTTACTTCCTGCCCGCGCCCGCGACGAACGGTCGCGCGCCGACCGTGATCTGCATCGGCGAACCCGGACATCGCAAAGAGGAGTTCCTGGTCAAGCTCGCTCCGCATGCGCGCGAGCGGGGCTTTGCGATGCTGGCGCTCGATCTGCTCGGCGACGAGCGCGACGATTACGCCGACATGCTGTTGCAGCGAGGCGATCTCGAGAGCTCGATCGGCAGCGTGATGGATTACCTGGAGCTACGCAGCGACGTCGATTTCGATCGCGTCGCGATCGTGGCGGACGGGTGGGGCTCTTCGTTCGTGGCGCGTTCTGTATTGCAGGAGCCGCGCCTGGCCGCGGCTGTCTGCGACGGGGGCTTGTGGGACCTGCACGAGCGCTCGTTCTTTGCCAGCCGTTTTGCGATGAGCGATCTCAGCATCGTGCCGGTGCCGCATGCGCCGCTGATGGCCTCCAGTGCCGAATGTCCGGTGCTGATCACCATCGGCGAGGACGGCTGGCTCAAGGCCGACCGGGCGCAGCAGATCGTGCAGAAATCCCGGCTCGGCAGCTCGGACATCGTGCTGAAAGTGTTCACCGCCGAGGAGACTGGCGCCGCACAAGCGCATGCCGACAATCCCAGCCTTGCCAACGAATACATCTTCGACTGGCTCGAATCGCGACTCGGTGCCGCTGGCCGGCGGATCTGA
- a CDS encoding SDR family NAD(P)-dependent oxidoreductase — translation MKAFAGKIAVITGGGTGMGRELARQLVAEGCNVAMCDVSEAAMAETKRLCETEKLPQGLRVTTHVADVSIEDHLKRFRDELSEQQKADKIHLLFNNAGIGGGGSLFTNTREQWERTFNICWGGVYLGVRTFLPMLVAADEAHIINTASVNGFWASIGMNQAHTAYSSAKFAVKGFTEALINDLRLHAPHVKCSVVMPGHIGTSIVSNSRKVQSADGSERLNADEVVLTRKRMVAAGVPDADKMSDEDIQAVFAERARSFLEDAPTTAAQAAKIILDGVKAERWRILVGEDAKRLDERVRATPEQVYDRAFYESFTQEVGWRLG, via the coding sequence ATGAAGGCATTTGCTGGAAAGATCGCCGTCATCACCGGTGGCGGCACGGGCATGGGGCGTGAGCTCGCCCGGCAGCTCGTTGCCGAGGGCTGCAACGTCGCGATGTGCGACGTCTCGGAAGCCGCCATGGCCGAAACCAAGCGACTGTGCGAGACCGAGAAGCTACCGCAGGGCCTGCGCGTCACGACGCATGTCGCCGACGTGTCGATCGAGGATCATCTCAAGCGTTTTCGCGACGAGCTCTCCGAGCAGCAGAAGGCGGACAAGATCCATCTGCTATTCAACAACGCCGGCATCGGCGGCGGTGGCAGCCTGTTCACCAACACGCGCGAGCAATGGGAGCGCACCTTCAACATCTGCTGGGGCGGGGTCTATCTCGGCGTCCGCACCTTCCTGCCGATGCTGGTTGCGGCGGACGAAGCCCACATCATCAACACCGCCAGCGTCAACGGCTTCTGGGCCTCGATCGGCATGAACCAGGCGCACACCGCCTACAGCTCGGCGAAGTTCGCCGTGAAAGGATTTACCGAAGCGCTGATCAACGATCTCCGTCTGCACGCGCCGCATGTCAAATGTTCGGTGGTGATGCCCGGCCATATCGGCACCTCGATCGTCTCCAACTCACGCAAGGTGCAGAGCGCCGACGGATCGGAGCGTCTCAACGCCGACGAAGTCGTTCTGACGCGCAAGCGGATGGTCGCCGCCGGGGTGCCAGATGCTGACAAAATGTCGGACGAGGACATTCAGGCGGTCTTCGCCGAGCGGGCCCGCAGCTTTCTCGAGGATGCGCCGACCACGGCCGCGCAAGCCGCCAAAATCATCCTTGACGGCGTGAAAGCCGAGCGGTGGCGCATCCTGGTGGGTGAAGACGCAAAGCGCCTCGACGAGCGCGTCCGCGCGACGCCGGAGCAGGTCTACGACCGCGCCTTCTACGAAAGCTTTACCCAGGAAGTCGGCTGGCGGCTTGGCTGA
- a CDS encoding dihydrodipicolinate synthase family protein, giving the protein MKARPSGVIPPMTTPFRKDGEIDYRLIAPQVDWMIGAGAHGVAAGGSTGEGHTLDHEEYRDLMAATVEAVKGRIPVIAGIIVDSTRDAIRRGKLVRDMNVAALQVTPVHYLFKPDDDAMVAHFRAMADETGMPIIIYNVVPWSYLSPALLTRIMAEVPLVIGVKQSAGDLKLFADLMMMAPDKLIFSAVDALMYPSYTLGAHGSIAAILTAAPHASVALWDAVKAGDHPRALELHKKLLTLWNAIIADNLPACTRYAQTLQGLPMTYPRAPMPEASPAQQAATRKALEALGALDGRQIEAAE; this is encoded by the coding sequence ATGAAGGCACGACCATCCGGCGTGATCCCGCCGATGACGACCCCGTTCCGGAAAGATGGCGAGATCGACTATCGGCTCATAGCGCCGCAAGTCGACTGGATGATCGGCGCCGGCGCGCATGGCGTTGCCGCCGGCGGCTCGACCGGCGAGGGCCACACGCTCGACCACGAGGAATATCGCGATCTGATGGCGGCGACGGTGGAGGCGGTGAAGGGGCGCATTCCCGTCATCGCCGGCATCATCGTCGATTCCACGCGCGATGCGATCCGCCGCGGCAAGCTCGTGCGCGACATGAATGTCGCAGCGCTCCAGGTGACGCCGGTGCATTACCTGTTCAAGCCGGATGACGATGCGATGGTCGCGCATTTCCGCGCCATGGCCGACGAGACCGGCATGCCCATCATCATCTACAACGTAGTCCCGTGGTCGTATTTGTCGCCGGCGTTGCTGACGCGGATCATGGCCGAAGTACCGCTGGTCATCGGCGTGAAGCAGAGCGCGGGCGATCTCAAGCTGTTCGCGGATCTCATGATGATGGCGCCCGACAAGCTGATCTTCAGCGCGGTCGATGCCCTGATGTATCCCTCCTACACGCTGGGCGCCCATGGCTCGATCGCCGCGATCCTGACCGCCGCGCCGCACGCCTCCGTGGCGCTGTGGGATGCGGTGAAGGCAGGCGATCATCCGCGCGCGCTCGAATTGCACAAGAAGCTGCTGACGCTGTGGAACGCCATCATTGCCGACAATCTGCCGGCCTGTACGCGTTACGCGCAGACGCTCCAGGGCCTGCCCATGACCTATCCGCGCGCACCGATGCCGGAGGCGTCACCTGCGCAGCAGGCGGCGACTCGCAAGGCGCTGGAAGCGCTTGGCGCGCTCGACGGGCGGCAGATCGAGGCGGCCGAATAG